The Rhea pennata isolate bPtePen1 chromosome 7, bPtePen1.pri, whole genome shotgun sequence genome contains a region encoding:
- the SEC31B gene encoding protein transport protein Sec31B isoform X1 has protein sequence MKLKEIERTAVQAWSPANNHPVYLATGTSAQQLDASFSTNATLEIFEIDFRDPSLDMKQKGTLPASNRFHKLIWGNFGNESPESSGVIIGGGDNGVLTMYSAHRILASKSDPIIGQSEKHSGPVRALDFNPFQSNLLASGANDAEIFIWDLNNFSVPMTPGAKSQPHEDVSVVSWNRQVQHILSSAHPSGKAVVWDLRKNEPIIKVSDHSNRMHCSGMAWHPEVATQLVLSSEDDRLPVIQIWDLRFATSPLSQLEGHTRGVLSVSWCQADPELLLSSAKDNRILCWNPSMGEVVYELPIRSQWCFDVQWCPRNPTVFSAATFDGWINIYSVMGGSLEAQQKTQADKISSSFNSLDPFGTGQTLPPLQVPEQVAQTTLIPPLKKPPRWICRPVGVSFAFGGKLITFGLTKVPGQQVQQTCQRQVFISQVTTETEFLVRSRELQMALQSGNLLEYCKAKIQTAKLQFDENLWNFLKVNLEQESRTKLLKLLGYSKDDLQKKISSCLSNGIPDNQPLPEAGERNVVQPGQVPSRAWFSVLCKFCSSKLLINSGDDVAAVSSSSAFFDNLIPQDMSTLEIPVTADTDGLISQALLLGNFEGAVELCMRAERFADAIILAIAGGENLLRETQKRYFAKRKTKIALLLSSVVQQNWKDIVRTCDLQSWKEALAILLTYSKHEEYTQLCDMLGARLESEGDAALSNDACLCYISSGNVERLVECWVKNHETSSPLALQDLIEKVMVLSRSIEMLRGTAGPAPGPVLAERITQYASLLASQGCLAAAMNYLPSSSKELLIQQLYDRLFHAQGESVADQQPPPFPYTRVHVGVVKHASSAAKSSFTPERASHKPSPRHPEKPTYQSFTPSAPAQPSVPSLFPPQPVPAMSATPHHTASPQTSAGPQTSIYSRGPPYPQYNLGLVPVTVSGPALSQSQPFSAAGARPAGPTPFPNQPPLSGQSVAMASPGVPPPGPTLFTPASVPSSNLPAACPLPVASQSPLGFSSAPFNGLMNMGYPQGGPGAPSAMPLAAASIPPPPTGFFPWLDPHLDRAAQESWTDPSAARGGLQKKKLPEKFTPPAPITAPVMSLPTELQGINPQLSRFQESGQSPPGAPKEGSLQYHQLPTERVERKEVPPEHQGLKTTFDDLVQRCSAVATDPKTRRKLEDALQRLECLYEKLREQVLSPTILMGLHEIARCIEARNYQQGLLVHTQVVSSSSFSEVSGFMPILKVLMTIAGKLNV, from the exons ATGAAGCTAAAGGAAATTGAGCGAACAGCTGTTCAGGCATGGAGTCCAGCAAACAACCACCCTGTTTATCTAGCAACAG GAACATCTGCACAGCAACTGGATGCATCCTTCAGTACAAATGCCACCTTGGAAATATTTGAGATTGACTTCAGGGATCCTTCCCTGGACATGAAGCAAAAAGGAACCCTTCCTGCCTCAAACAG GTTTCATAAGCTGATCTGGGGTAACTTTGGAAATGAGTCCCCTGAGTCCTCTGGAGTTATCATTGGTGGAGGGGATAACGGAGTACTGACAATGTATAGTGCACACCGGATCTTGGCTTCAAAGAGTGATCCTATAATTGGGCAATCAGAGAAGCATTCAGGCCCTGTTCGAGCTCTTGATTTCAACCCTTTCCAG AGTAATCTTTTGGCCTCTGGAGCCAATGACGCTGAAATTTTCATCTGGGACTTAAATAACTTCAGTGTGCCTATGACACCAGGAGCTAAATCACAG CCTCACGAAGACGTCAGTGTGGTGTCCTGGAATAGGCAGGTGCAGCATATCCTGTCCTCCGCTCACCCCAGTGGCAAGGCCGTGGTTTGGGACCTCAGGAAGAATGAGCCTATCATCAAAGTCAGTGATCACAGCAACAGA ATGCATTGCTCAGGAATGGCCTGGCACCCAGAAGTTGCAACTCAGCTAGTCCTTTCCTCTGAGGATGACCGCTTGCCAGTGATCCAAATATGGGACTTGCGTTTTGCTACCTCTCCTTTGAGCCAGCTGGAAGGGCACACGAG GGGAGTTCTGTCTGTCTCTTGGTGCCAGGCTGACCCTGAACTGCTGTTGAGTAGTGCCAAAGACAACCGGATTTTGTGCTGGAACCCAAGTATGGGGGAG GTGGTTTATGAGTTGCCCATTCGGAGTCAGTGGTGCTTTGATGTCCAGTGGTGCCCTAGGAACCCCACAGTCTTCTCTGCAGCCACATTTGATGGGTGGATCAACATTTATTCTGTTATGGGCGGGAGTTTAGAAGCTCAACAGAAGACTCAGGCTGACAAG atctcctcctccttcaacagCCTTGATCCCTTTGGCACAGGACAGacccttcctcctctgcaggTGCCAGAGCAAGTAGCTCAGACAACCTTGATTCCACCATTAAAAAAGCCACCCAGGTGGATTTGCAGGCCTGTGGGGGTTTCATTTGCA TTTGGGGGAAAATTGATTACCTTTGGTCTTACCAAAGTTCCTGGACAGCAAGTGCAGCAGACTTGCCAACGCCAGGTGTTCATCAGTCAAGTTACTACTGAAACAGAGTTCCTAGTCCGATCCAGGGAACTGCAGATGGCTCTACAGTCAGGGAACCTCCTTGAGTACTGCAAGGCTAAGATCCAGACAGCCAAGCTGCAGTTTGATGAGAACCTCTGGAACTTCCTGAAG GTGAATCTGGAACAGGAGTCCAGGACTAAACTCCTCAAGTTGCTGGGCTACAGTAAAGATGATCTGCAAAAAAAG ATCTCCTCATGTTTGAGTAATGGGATACCAGATAACCAGCCCCTTCCTGAGGCAGGTGAGAGGAACGTTGTGCAGCCAGGCCAG GTGCCTTCCAGGGCCTGGTTCAGCGTCCTCTGTAAATTTTGCTCCTCTAAG CTCTTGATAAATTCCGGTGATGATGTAGCTgctgtttcctcctcttcagcCTTTTTTGACAACCTCATTCCACAGGATATGAGCACTTTGGAGATTCCTGTCACAGCAG ATACTGATGGACTCATCAGTCAGGCTCTTTTGCTAGGGAATTTTGAGGGTGCAGTGGAGCTGTGTATGCGGGCAGAACGCTTTGCTGATGCCATCATCTTAGCTATTGCTGGTGGGGAGAACCTCCTCAGGGAGACTCAAAAGCGCTACTTTGCCAAGCGGAAAACAAAAATTGCCCTG CTTCTTTCCTCCGTTGTGCAACAGAACTGGAAAGATATTGTTCGCACATGTGATCTACAGAGCTGGAAGGAGGCATTGGCCATCTTGTTAACGTACTCAAAGCATGAGGAATATACCCAACTTTGTG ACATGCTGGGTGCCCGCTTAGAGTCGGAGGGAGATGCAGCCCTGTCCAATGATGCCTGCCTCTGCTATATCTCATCAGGCAATGTGGAGAGGTTGGTGGAATGCTGGGTAAAAAACCATGAGACTTCGTCACCCCTTGCCCTGCAG GATCTGATAGAGAAGGTGATGGTGCTGAGCAGGTCCATTGAGATGCTCCGAGgcacagcagggccagcaccAGGCCCTGTCTTAGCAGAACGAATCACCCAGTATGCCAGCCTCCTGGCATCACAAGGATGCTTGGCAGCTGCAATGAATTATCTACCCAGCAGCTCTAAAGAG CTCCTGATCCAACAGCTCTACGACCGGCTCTTCCATGCTCAGGGAGAGAGTGTGGCTGATCAGCAGCCACCACCTTTCCCCTACACTCGTGTCCATGTAGGTGTTGTTAAACATGCATCTTCAGCAGCCAAAAGCAGCTTCACCCCAGAAAGAGCATCTCACAAACCAAGCCCTAGACATCCAGAGAAG cCCACCTACCAGTCATTTACTCCTTCAGCACCTGCTCAGCCTTCAGTGCCTTCCCTCTTCCCGCCTCAGCCAGTACCAGCAATGTCTGCAACTCCTCATCACACTGCATCTCCTCAGACCAGTGCTGGTCCACAAACAAGCATCTATTCCAGAGGGCCCCCGTACCCACAGTACAACCTGGGCTTGGTTCCGGTGACAGTTTCAGGGCCAG CACTGTCGCAGTCTCAGCCATTCAGCGCAGCAGGAGCTAGACCTGCTGGTCCAACTCCCTTCCCCAACCAGCCTCCTCTGTCAGGACAGTCTGTGGCCATGGCATCTCCTGGTGTGCCACCACCTGGACCCACTCTCTTCACTCCAGCATCAGTCCCATCATCTAATCTCCCTGCAGCTTGTCCTCTTCCTGTGGCAAGCCAGTCTCCTCTCGGTTTCTCTTCAGCACCATTCAATGGCCTCATGAACATGGGTTACCCTCAGGGAGGTCCTGGAGCTCCATCTGCTATGCCTCTGGCAGCAGCCAGCATTCCTCCACCTCCCACAG GCTTCTTCCCTTGGCTAGATCCACACTTGGATCGTGCAG CTCAGGAATCTTGGACTGATCcttctgctgcaagaggaggccttcagaagaaaaag TTGCCAGAGAAATTTACACCTCCAGCTCCTATCACAGCTCCAGTAATGAGCCTTCCCACAGAGCTCCAAGGGATCAATCCTCAGCTCTCCAGGTTTCAAGAATCTGGCCAGTCACCCCCAGGAGCACCCAAGGAAGGCAGCCTGCAG TATCACCAGCTGCCCACAGAGAGGGTTGAGAGGAAGGAAGTGCCCCCTGAGCACCAGGGTCTGAAGACCACATTTGATGATTTGGTGCAGCGCTGCTCTGCTGTTGCCACTGATCCG aaaactCGAAGGAAGCTGGAGGATGCATTGCAACGACTGGAGTGCTTGTATGAGAAGCTCCGTGAGCAAGTG CTCTCTCCAACCATCCTGATGGGTCTCCACGAGATTGCCCGCTGCATTGAGGCTAGGAACTACCAGCAAGGTCTCCTGGTTCACACCCAAGTGGTGAGCAGCAGTAGTTTCAGTGAGGTGTCTGGCTTCATGCCCATCCTGAAGGTCCTCATGACCATTGCTGGCAAGCTGAATGTCTAA
- the SEC31B gene encoding protein transport protein Sec31B isoform X3 yields the protein MKLKEIERTAVQAWSPANNHPVYLATGTSAQQLDASFSTNATLEIFEIDFRDPSLDMKQKGTLPASNRFHKLIWGNFGNESPESSGVIIGGGDNGVLTMYSAHRILASKSDPIIGQSEKHSGPVRALDFNPFQSNLLASGANDAEIFIWDLNNFSVPMTPGAKSQPHEDVSVVSWNRQVQHILSSAHPSGKAVVWDLRKNEPIIKVSDHSNRMHCSGMAWHPEVATQLVLSSEDDRLPVIQIWDLRFATSPLSQLEGHTRGVLSVSWCQADPELLLSSAKDNRILCWNPSMGEVVYELPIRSQWCFDVQWCPRNPTVFSAATFDGWINIYSVMGGSLEAQQKTQADKISSSFNSLDPFGTGQTLPPLQVPEQVAQTTLIPPLKKPPRWICRPVGVSFAFGGKLITFGLTKVPGQQVQQTCQRQVFISQVTTETEFLVRSRELQMALQSGNLLEYCKAKIQTAKLQFDENLWNFLKVNLEQESRTKLLKLLGYSKDDLQKKISSCLSNGIPDNQPLPEAGERNVVQPGQLLINSGDDVAAVSSSSAFFDNLIPQDMSTLEIPVTADTDGLISQALLLGNFEGAVELCMRAERFADAIILAIAGGENLLRETQKRYFAKRKTKIALLLSSVVQQNWKDIVRTCDLQSWKEALAILLTYSKHEEYTQLCDMLGARLESEGDAALSNDACLCYISSGNVERLVECWVKNHETSSPLALQDLIEKVMVLSRSIEMLRGTAGPAPGPVLAERITQYASLLASQGCLAAAMNYLPSSSKELLIQQLYDRLFHAQGESVADQQPPPFPYTRVHVGVVKHASSAAKSSFTPERASHKPSPRHPEKPTYQSFTPSAPAQPSVPSLFPPQPVPAMSATPHHTASPQTSAGPQTSIYSRGPPYPQYNLGLVPVTVSGPALSQSQPFSAAGARPAGPTPFPNQPPLSGQSVAMASPGVPPPGPTLFTPASVPSSNLPAACPLPVASQSPLGFSSAPFNGLMNMGYPQGGPGAPSAMPLAAASIPPPPTGFFPWLDPHLDRAAQESWTDPSAARGGLQKKKLPEKFTPPAPITAPVMSLPTELQGINPQLSRFQESGQSPPGAPKEGSLQYHQLPTERVERKEVPPEHQGLKTTFDDLVQRCSAVATDPKTRRKLEDALQRLECLYEKLREQVLSPTILMGLHEIARCIEARNYQQGLLVHTQVVSSSSFSEVSGFMPILKVLMTIAGKLNV from the exons ATGAAGCTAAAGGAAATTGAGCGAACAGCTGTTCAGGCATGGAGTCCAGCAAACAACCACCCTGTTTATCTAGCAACAG GAACATCTGCACAGCAACTGGATGCATCCTTCAGTACAAATGCCACCTTGGAAATATTTGAGATTGACTTCAGGGATCCTTCCCTGGACATGAAGCAAAAAGGAACCCTTCCTGCCTCAAACAG GTTTCATAAGCTGATCTGGGGTAACTTTGGAAATGAGTCCCCTGAGTCCTCTGGAGTTATCATTGGTGGAGGGGATAACGGAGTACTGACAATGTATAGTGCACACCGGATCTTGGCTTCAAAGAGTGATCCTATAATTGGGCAATCAGAGAAGCATTCAGGCCCTGTTCGAGCTCTTGATTTCAACCCTTTCCAG AGTAATCTTTTGGCCTCTGGAGCCAATGACGCTGAAATTTTCATCTGGGACTTAAATAACTTCAGTGTGCCTATGACACCAGGAGCTAAATCACAG CCTCACGAAGACGTCAGTGTGGTGTCCTGGAATAGGCAGGTGCAGCATATCCTGTCCTCCGCTCACCCCAGTGGCAAGGCCGTGGTTTGGGACCTCAGGAAGAATGAGCCTATCATCAAAGTCAGTGATCACAGCAACAGA ATGCATTGCTCAGGAATGGCCTGGCACCCAGAAGTTGCAACTCAGCTAGTCCTTTCCTCTGAGGATGACCGCTTGCCAGTGATCCAAATATGGGACTTGCGTTTTGCTACCTCTCCTTTGAGCCAGCTGGAAGGGCACACGAG GGGAGTTCTGTCTGTCTCTTGGTGCCAGGCTGACCCTGAACTGCTGTTGAGTAGTGCCAAAGACAACCGGATTTTGTGCTGGAACCCAAGTATGGGGGAG GTGGTTTATGAGTTGCCCATTCGGAGTCAGTGGTGCTTTGATGTCCAGTGGTGCCCTAGGAACCCCACAGTCTTCTCTGCAGCCACATTTGATGGGTGGATCAACATTTATTCTGTTATGGGCGGGAGTTTAGAAGCTCAACAGAAGACTCAGGCTGACAAG atctcctcctccttcaacagCCTTGATCCCTTTGGCACAGGACAGacccttcctcctctgcaggTGCCAGAGCAAGTAGCTCAGACAACCTTGATTCCACCATTAAAAAAGCCACCCAGGTGGATTTGCAGGCCTGTGGGGGTTTCATTTGCA TTTGGGGGAAAATTGATTACCTTTGGTCTTACCAAAGTTCCTGGACAGCAAGTGCAGCAGACTTGCCAACGCCAGGTGTTCATCAGTCAAGTTACTACTGAAACAGAGTTCCTAGTCCGATCCAGGGAACTGCAGATGGCTCTACAGTCAGGGAACCTCCTTGAGTACTGCAAGGCTAAGATCCAGACAGCCAAGCTGCAGTTTGATGAGAACCTCTGGAACTTCCTGAAG GTGAATCTGGAACAGGAGTCCAGGACTAAACTCCTCAAGTTGCTGGGCTACAGTAAAGATGATCTGCAAAAAAAG ATCTCCTCATGTTTGAGTAATGGGATACCAGATAACCAGCCCCTTCCTGAGGCAGGTGAGAGGAACGTTGTGCAGCCAGGCCAG CTCTTGATAAATTCCGGTGATGATGTAGCTgctgtttcctcctcttcagcCTTTTTTGACAACCTCATTCCACAGGATATGAGCACTTTGGAGATTCCTGTCACAGCAG ATACTGATGGACTCATCAGTCAGGCTCTTTTGCTAGGGAATTTTGAGGGTGCAGTGGAGCTGTGTATGCGGGCAGAACGCTTTGCTGATGCCATCATCTTAGCTATTGCTGGTGGGGAGAACCTCCTCAGGGAGACTCAAAAGCGCTACTTTGCCAAGCGGAAAACAAAAATTGCCCTG CTTCTTTCCTCCGTTGTGCAACAGAACTGGAAAGATATTGTTCGCACATGTGATCTACAGAGCTGGAAGGAGGCATTGGCCATCTTGTTAACGTACTCAAAGCATGAGGAATATACCCAACTTTGTG ACATGCTGGGTGCCCGCTTAGAGTCGGAGGGAGATGCAGCCCTGTCCAATGATGCCTGCCTCTGCTATATCTCATCAGGCAATGTGGAGAGGTTGGTGGAATGCTGGGTAAAAAACCATGAGACTTCGTCACCCCTTGCCCTGCAG GATCTGATAGAGAAGGTGATGGTGCTGAGCAGGTCCATTGAGATGCTCCGAGgcacagcagggccagcaccAGGCCCTGTCTTAGCAGAACGAATCACCCAGTATGCCAGCCTCCTGGCATCACAAGGATGCTTGGCAGCTGCAATGAATTATCTACCCAGCAGCTCTAAAGAG CTCCTGATCCAACAGCTCTACGACCGGCTCTTCCATGCTCAGGGAGAGAGTGTGGCTGATCAGCAGCCACCACCTTTCCCCTACACTCGTGTCCATGTAGGTGTTGTTAAACATGCATCTTCAGCAGCCAAAAGCAGCTTCACCCCAGAAAGAGCATCTCACAAACCAAGCCCTAGACATCCAGAGAAG cCCACCTACCAGTCATTTACTCCTTCAGCACCTGCTCAGCCTTCAGTGCCTTCCCTCTTCCCGCCTCAGCCAGTACCAGCAATGTCTGCAACTCCTCATCACACTGCATCTCCTCAGACCAGTGCTGGTCCACAAACAAGCATCTATTCCAGAGGGCCCCCGTACCCACAGTACAACCTGGGCTTGGTTCCGGTGACAGTTTCAGGGCCAG CACTGTCGCAGTCTCAGCCATTCAGCGCAGCAGGAGCTAGACCTGCTGGTCCAACTCCCTTCCCCAACCAGCCTCCTCTGTCAGGACAGTCTGTGGCCATGGCATCTCCTGGTGTGCCACCACCTGGACCCACTCTCTTCACTCCAGCATCAGTCCCATCATCTAATCTCCCTGCAGCTTGTCCTCTTCCTGTGGCAAGCCAGTCTCCTCTCGGTTTCTCTTCAGCACCATTCAATGGCCTCATGAACATGGGTTACCCTCAGGGAGGTCCTGGAGCTCCATCTGCTATGCCTCTGGCAGCAGCCAGCATTCCTCCACCTCCCACAG GCTTCTTCCCTTGGCTAGATCCACACTTGGATCGTGCAG CTCAGGAATCTTGGACTGATCcttctgctgcaagaggaggccttcagaagaaaaag TTGCCAGAGAAATTTACACCTCCAGCTCCTATCACAGCTCCAGTAATGAGCCTTCCCACAGAGCTCCAAGGGATCAATCCTCAGCTCTCCAGGTTTCAAGAATCTGGCCAGTCACCCCCAGGAGCACCCAAGGAAGGCAGCCTGCAG TATCACCAGCTGCCCACAGAGAGGGTTGAGAGGAAGGAAGTGCCCCCTGAGCACCAGGGTCTGAAGACCACATTTGATGATTTGGTGCAGCGCTGCTCTGCTGTTGCCACTGATCCG aaaactCGAAGGAAGCTGGAGGATGCATTGCAACGACTGGAGTGCTTGTATGAGAAGCTCCGTGAGCAAGTG CTCTCTCCAACCATCCTGATGGGTCTCCACGAGATTGCCCGCTGCATTGAGGCTAGGAACTACCAGCAAGGTCTCCTGGTTCACACCCAAGTGGTGAGCAGCAGTAGTTTCAGTGAGGTGTCTGGCTTCATGCCCATCCTGAAGGTCCTCATGACCATTGCTGGCAAGCTGAATGTCTAA
- the SEC31B gene encoding protein transport protein Sec31B isoform X2 → MKLKEIERTAVQAWSPANNHPVYLATGTSAQQLDASFSTNATLEIFEIDFRDPSLDMKQKGTLPASNRFHKLIWGNFGNESPESSGVIIGGGDNGVLTMYSAHRILASKSDPIIGQSEKHSGPVRALDFNPFQSNLLASGANDAEIFIWDLNNFSVPMTPGAKSQPHEDVSVVSWNRQVQHILSSAHPSGKAVVWDLRKNEPIIKVSDHSNRMHCSGMAWHPEVATQLVLSSEDDRLPVIQIWDLRFATSPLSQLEGHTRGVLSVSWCQADPELLLSSAKDNRILCWNPSMGEVVYELPIRSQWCFDVQWCPRNPTVFSAATFDGWINIYSVMGGSLEAQQKTQADKISSSFNSLDPFGTGQTLPPLQVPEQVAQTTLIPPLKKPPRWICRPVGVSFAFGGKLITFGLTKVPGQQVQQTCQRQVFISQVTTETEFLVRSRELQMALQSGNLLEYCKAKIQTAKLQFDENLWNFLKVNLEQESRTKLLKLLGYSKDDLQKKISSCLSNGIPDNQPLPEAGERNVVQPGQVPSRAWFSVLCKFCSSKLLINSGDDVAAVSSSSAFFDNLIPQDMSTLEIPVTADTDGLISQALLLGNFEGAVELCMRAERFADAIILAIAGGENLLRETQKRYFAKRKTKIALLLSSVVQQNWKDIVRTCDLQSWKEALAILLTYSKHEEYTQLCDMLGARLESEGDAALSNDACLCYISSGNVERLVECWVKNHETSSPLALQDLIEKVMVLSRSIEMLRGTAGPAPGPVLAERITQYASLLASQGCLAAAMNYLPSSSKELLIQQLYDRLFHAQGESVADQQPPPFPYTRVHVGVVKHASSAAKSSFTPERASHKPSPRHPEKPTYQSFTPSAPAQPSVPSLFPPQPVPAMSATPHHTASPQTSAGPQTSIYSRGPPYPQYNLGLVPVTVSGPALSQSQPFSAAGARPAGPTPFPNQPPLSGQSVAMASPGVPPPGPTLFTPASVPSSNLPAACPLPVASQSPLGFSSAPFNGLMNMGYPQGGPGAPSAMPLAAASIPPPPTAQESWTDPSAARGGLQKKKLPEKFTPPAPITAPVMSLPTELQGINPQLSRFQESGQSPPGAPKEGSLQYHQLPTERVERKEVPPEHQGLKTTFDDLVQRCSAVATDPKTRRKLEDALQRLECLYEKLREQVLSPTILMGLHEIARCIEARNYQQGLLVHTQVVSSSSFSEVSGFMPILKVLMTIAGKLNV, encoded by the exons ATGAAGCTAAAGGAAATTGAGCGAACAGCTGTTCAGGCATGGAGTCCAGCAAACAACCACCCTGTTTATCTAGCAACAG GAACATCTGCACAGCAACTGGATGCATCCTTCAGTACAAATGCCACCTTGGAAATATTTGAGATTGACTTCAGGGATCCTTCCCTGGACATGAAGCAAAAAGGAACCCTTCCTGCCTCAAACAG GTTTCATAAGCTGATCTGGGGTAACTTTGGAAATGAGTCCCCTGAGTCCTCTGGAGTTATCATTGGTGGAGGGGATAACGGAGTACTGACAATGTATAGTGCACACCGGATCTTGGCTTCAAAGAGTGATCCTATAATTGGGCAATCAGAGAAGCATTCAGGCCCTGTTCGAGCTCTTGATTTCAACCCTTTCCAG AGTAATCTTTTGGCCTCTGGAGCCAATGACGCTGAAATTTTCATCTGGGACTTAAATAACTTCAGTGTGCCTATGACACCAGGAGCTAAATCACAG CCTCACGAAGACGTCAGTGTGGTGTCCTGGAATAGGCAGGTGCAGCATATCCTGTCCTCCGCTCACCCCAGTGGCAAGGCCGTGGTTTGGGACCTCAGGAAGAATGAGCCTATCATCAAAGTCAGTGATCACAGCAACAGA ATGCATTGCTCAGGAATGGCCTGGCACCCAGAAGTTGCAACTCAGCTAGTCCTTTCCTCTGAGGATGACCGCTTGCCAGTGATCCAAATATGGGACTTGCGTTTTGCTACCTCTCCTTTGAGCCAGCTGGAAGGGCACACGAG GGGAGTTCTGTCTGTCTCTTGGTGCCAGGCTGACCCTGAACTGCTGTTGAGTAGTGCCAAAGACAACCGGATTTTGTGCTGGAACCCAAGTATGGGGGAG GTGGTTTATGAGTTGCCCATTCGGAGTCAGTGGTGCTTTGATGTCCAGTGGTGCCCTAGGAACCCCACAGTCTTCTCTGCAGCCACATTTGATGGGTGGATCAACATTTATTCTGTTATGGGCGGGAGTTTAGAAGCTCAACAGAAGACTCAGGCTGACAAG atctcctcctccttcaacagCCTTGATCCCTTTGGCACAGGACAGacccttcctcctctgcaggTGCCAGAGCAAGTAGCTCAGACAACCTTGATTCCACCATTAAAAAAGCCACCCAGGTGGATTTGCAGGCCTGTGGGGGTTTCATTTGCA TTTGGGGGAAAATTGATTACCTTTGGTCTTACCAAAGTTCCTGGACAGCAAGTGCAGCAGACTTGCCAACGCCAGGTGTTCATCAGTCAAGTTACTACTGAAACAGAGTTCCTAGTCCGATCCAGGGAACTGCAGATGGCTCTACAGTCAGGGAACCTCCTTGAGTACTGCAAGGCTAAGATCCAGACAGCCAAGCTGCAGTTTGATGAGAACCTCTGGAACTTCCTGAAG GTGAATCTGGAACAGGAGTCCAGGACTAAACTCCTCAAGTTGCTGGGCTACAGTAAAGATGATCTGCAAAAAAAG ATCTCCTCATGTTTGAGTAATGGGATACCAGATAACCAGCCCCTTCCTGAGGCAGGTGAGAGGAACGTTGTGCAGCCAGGCCAG GTGCCTTCCAGGGCCTGGTTCAGCGTCCTCTGTAAATTTTGCTCCTCTAAG CTCTTGATAAATTCCGGTGATGATGTAGCTgctgtttcctcctcttcagcCTTTTTTGACAACCTCATTCCACAGGATATGAGCACTTTGGAGATTCCTGTCACAGCAG ATACTGATGGACTCATCAGTCAGGCTCTTTTGCTAGGGAATTTTGAGGGTGCAGTGGAGCTGTGTATGCGGGCAGAACGCTTTGCTGATGCCATCATCTTAGCTATTGCTGGTGGGGAGAACCTCCTCAGGGAGACTCAAAAGCGCTACTTTGCCAAGCGGAAAACAAAAATTGCCCTG CTTCTTTCCTCCGTTGTGCAACAGAACTGGAAAGATATTGTTCGCACATGTGATCTACAGAGCTGGAAGGAGGCATTGGCCATCTTGTTAACGTACTCAAAGCATGAGGAATATACCCAACTTTGTG ACATGCTGGGTGCCCGCTTAGAGTCGGAGGGAGATGCAGCCCTGTCCAATGATGCCTGCCTCTGCTATATCTCATCAGGCAATGTGGAGAGGTTGGTGGAATGCTGGGTAAAAAACCATGAGACTTCGTCACCCCTTGCCCTGCAG GATCTGATAGAGAAGGTGATGGTGCTGAGCAGGTCCATTGAGATGCTCCGAGgcacagcagggccagcaccAGGCCCTGTCTTAGCAGAACGAATCACCCAGTATGCCAGCCTCCTGGCATCACAAGGATGCTTGGCAGCTGCAATGAATTATCTACCCAGCAGCTCTAAAGAG CTCCTGATCCAACAGCTCTACGACCGGCTCTTCCATGCTCAGGGAGAGAGTGTGGCTGATCAGCAGCCACCACCTTTCCCCTACACTCGTGTCCATGTAGGTGTTGTTAAACATGCATCTTCAGCAGCCAAAAGCAGCTTCACCCCAGAAAGAGCATCTCACAAACCAAGCCCTAGACATCCAGAGAAG cCCACCTACCAGTCATTTACTCCTTCAGCACCTGCTCAGCCTTCAGTGCCTTCCCTCTTCCCGCCTCAGCCAGTACCAGCAATGTCTGCAACTCCTCATCACACTGCATCTCCTCAGACCAGTGCTGGTCCACAAACAAGCATCTATTCCAGAGGGCCCCCGTACCCACAGTACAACCTGGGCTTGGTTCCGGTGACAGTTTCAGGGCCAG CACTGTCGCAGTCTCAGCCATTCAGCGCAGCAGGAGCTAGACCTGCTGGTCCAACTCCCTTCCCCAACCAGCCTCCTCTGTCAGGACAGTCTGTGGCCATGGCATCTCCTGGTGTGCCACCACCTGGACCCACTCTCTTCACTCCAGCATCAGTCCCATCATCTAATCTCCCTGCAGCTTGTCCTCTTCCTGTGGCAAGCCAGTCTCCTCTCGGTTTCTCTTCAGCACCATTCAATGGCCTCATGAACATGGGTTACCCTCAGGGAGGTCCTGGAGCTCCATCTGCTATGCCTCTGGCAGCAGCCAGCATTCCTCCACCTCCCACAG CTCAGGAATCTTGGACTGATCcttctgctgcaagaggaggccttcagaagaaaaag TTGCCAGAGAAATTTACACCTCCAGCTCCTATCACAGCTCCAGTAATGAGCCTTCCCACAGAGCTCCAAGGGATCAATCCTCAGCTCTCCAGGTTTCAAGAATCTGGCCAGTCACCCCCAGGAGCACCCAAGGAAGGCAGCCTGCAG TATCACCAGCTGCCCACAGAGAGGGTTGAGAGGAAGGAAGTGCCCCCTGAGCACCAGGGTCTGAAGACCACATTTGATGATTTGGTGCAGCGCTGCTCTGCTGTTGCCACTGATCCG aaaactCGAAGGAAGCTGGAGGATGCATTGCAACGACTGGAGTGCTTGTATGAGAAGCTCCGTGAGCAAGTG CTCTCTCCAACCATCCTGATGGGTCTCCACGAGATTGCCCGCTGCATTGAGGCTAGGAACTACCAGCAAGGTCTCCTGGTTCACACCCAAGTGGTGAGCAGCAGTAGTTTCAGTGAGGTGTCTGGCTTCATGCCCATCCTGAAGGTCCTCATGACCATTGCTGGCAAGCTGAATGTCTAA